One Paraclostridium bifermentans DNA window includes the following coding sequences:
- a CDS encoding helix-turn-helix transcriptional regulator has protein sequence MRLLEILFYLLKINSKTTVKELSEIFNVSTKTIQRDLDKLSALGIPIISYRGKSGGIEIDKHYIIAKYILTDSDYKDLILSLYISENIVDNLKKSDLIDKFRLVDSQRCTEILDKLEERLIIDLDENKVITDSSTCKAIDKCLDKKSFVRLEIEGNFIEIFPISYVLKKSGLHLYYYDEFEYNLISIDYICNAWECERYCDSPIIKYNDNKENIKYYCSRGNKSNKI, from the coding sequence ATGAGATTGTTAGAAATACTATTCTATTTATTAAAGATAAACTCTAAAACTACTGTAAAAGAATTATCTGAGATATTTAATGTTTCAACAAAAACGATACAAAGAGATTTAGACAAATTATCAGCTCTTGGAATTCCCATAATCTCATATAGGGGTAAGAGTGGAGGAATAGAAATAGACAAACATTACATTATAGCTAAATATATATTAACGGATAGTGATTATAAAGATTTAATATTATCATTATATATTTCTGAAAATATAGTAGATAATTTAAAAAAATCAGACCTTATAGATAAGTTTAGACTTGTTGATTCACAGAGATGTACTGAAATATTAGACAAGTTAGAGGAAAGATTAATAATAGATTTAGATGAAAATAAAGTAATTACTGATAGCAGTACATGCAAAGCAATAGACAAATGTTTAGATAAAAAATCTTTTGTAAGATTAGAGATTGAAGGCAATTTCATAGAAATATTTCCAATATCGTATGTTTTAAAAAAATCAGGGCTACATTTATATTATTATGATGAGTTTGAGTATAATTTGATATCAATAGACTATATATGTAATGCTTGGGAATGTGAAAGATACTGTGACAGTCCTATTATAAAATATAATGATAATAAAGAAAATATAAAGTACTATTGTAGTAGAGGTAATAAAAGCAATAAAATTTAA